From Apium graveolens cultivar Ventura chromosome 9, ASM990537v1, whole genome shotgun sequence, the proteins below share one genomic window:
- the LOC141686241 gene encoding uncharacterized protein LOC141686241 — MEIQDQLLCLMIMYCYLRKLRPRNVPRIRDNNSALPGFAFTLELLEGSNTQCQEMMRLSRVAYIQLCKHFKQRGWLEDSRYSTVEEKMAIFLHGAVGALDGTLVHAVIPVGQQARYRGRGRDKYYLCDAAYTNTRGYLIPYRNTRYWLADFNRQRALTKEEKFNHAHAKLRNVIERAYGVLKARFPILKRMAPYSLSTQLDIVISCIVVHNFIRKKKLEDELFDWCDQTSDGE; from the exons ATGGAAATTCAGGATCAGTTACTATGCTTGATGATTATGTATTGTTATCTGAGAAAACTTCGTCCAAGAAATGTGCCAAGAATAAGAGATAATAATTCAGCGTTGCCCGGATTTGCTTTTACATTAGAGTTGTTGGAAGGTTCTAACACTCAATGTCAAGAAATGATGCGTCTTTCTCGTGTTGCATATATTCAACTTTGTAAACACTTTAAACAACGTGGTTGGCTGGAAGATAGTCGATATTCAACAGTTGAAGAGAAAATGGCTATATTTTTACAT GGAGCAGTTGGTGCACTTGATGGTACACTTGTTCATGCTGTTATTCCAGTTGGCCAACAAGCTCGATATAGAGGACGAGGAAGGG ATAAATATTATCTTTGTGATGCAGCATACACAAACACTCGCGGTTATTTAATCCCGTACCGTAACACAAGATATTGGTTAGCAGATTTTAATCGTCAACGTGCCTTAACTAAGGAGGAAAAATTTAATCATGCCCACGCAAAATTAAGAAATGTTATCGAGCGTGCTTATGGTGTGCTAAAAGCAAGATTTCCAATCTTAAAACGGATGGCTCCGTATTCATTGTCTACGCAATTAGATATTGTGATTTCTTGTATTGTTGTTCACAATTTTATaagaaaaaagaaattagaaGATGAATTGTTTGATTGGTGCGATCAAACCAGTGATGGAGAATAA
- the LOC141686718 gene encoding nuclear transcription factor Y subunit B-5, producing MVDKIGSNYSERSATYNFGGGISGSTREDGDAIKEQDRLLPIANVGRIMKQILPSNAKISKEGKETMQECVSEFISFVTGEASDKCHKEKRKTVNGDDICWALGSLGFDDYAGPLKRYLHRYRELEGEKANQQHRGGSNMNHNIQEFFEEASNQSAAPN from the coding sequence ATGGTTGACAAAATAGGATCTAATTACTCAGAAAGAAGTGCTACTTACAACTTTGGAGGAGGCATTAGTGGGTCAACACGAGAAGATGGAGATGCGATAAAAGAGCAAGATCGATTGCTACCGATCGCAAATGTGGGTCGAATCATGAAGCAAATACTTCCAAGTAATGCAAAGATctcaaaagaaggaaaagaaaccATGCAAGAATGTGTATCTGAGTTTATAAGCTTTGTGACTGGAGAAGCATCTGACAAGTGTCACAAGGAGAAGCGCAAGACAGTGAATGGAGATGATATTTGCTGGGCTCTGGGGAGTCTAGGGTTTGATGATTATGCTGGGCCACTAAAGAGATATTTGCATAGATATAGAGAATTAGAAGGAGAGAAAGCAAATCAACAACATAGGGGAGGCAGCAACATGAACCATAATATCCAAGAATTTTTCGAAGAGGCATCAAATCAATCAGCAGCGCCAAATTGA